Proteins co-encoded in one Arachis hypogaea cultivar Tifrunner chromosome 11, arahy.Tifrunner.gnm2.J5K5, whole genome shotgun sequence genomic window:
- the LOC112720729 gene encoding uncharacterized protein isoform X1: MHKHHQKSELQFEEEESLALSTYSSSTLISPPNTKLDPQTQTTSTIFTPPSQTHQFAIQISPFSSSCTHNPPTQQHHDEQESNTTIIPSQHEHQCFFPNMPSSSSSQSPLSSPHKRPIMNTAITNHPSSSSPSPSPSQLSPPRHNRIQDLPFQTTFGAKFQPLKLLTHPHFRFLIFLSIPSLYFLLSNPTHRSFFPLDLFYIIIFSALLLLSLNLALPRLPSIRLFLARSLPTKLSSSFSTSNTHQPVLWSIGSNPRNQKIPSSGFYAQIYSNGDVYEGEFHKGKCSGSGVYHYHMSGRYEGDWVDGRYDGYGVETWARGSRYRGMYRQGLRHGVGIYRSYSGDAYAGEWFNGQCHGFGVHTCNDGSKYVGEFKWGVKHGIGQYHFRNGDFYAGEYFADMMHGFGVYQFQNGHRYEGAWHEGRRQGLGSYTFRNGETQCGHWQNGILDDLKMQNNHTASPCAVDQAKDAHSAAEKAHNLAKVDVGVNKVVASANKAANAARVAAIKAVQNRMHHNNK, translated from the exons ATGCATAAACACCACCAAAAATCTGAGCTTCAATTCGAAGAAGAAGAAAGCTTGGCCCTTTCTACCTATTCCTCATCAACACTAATTTCACCACCGAACACCAAACTAGATCCACAGACTCAAACCACTTCCACCATTTTCACACCACCAAGCCAAACCCATCAGTTCGCAATCCAAATTTcgcccttttcttcttcatgtacACACAATCCACCAACCCAACAACACCACGATGAACAAGAAAGCAACACAACCATAATTCCCTCACAACATGAACACCAATGCTTCTTCCCTAACatgccatcatcatcatcatcacaatcCCCACTCTCTTCACCCCACAAGAGACCCATAATGAACACTGCCATTACCAACCATCCCTCTTCCTCATCGCCATCACCCTCGCCTTCACAACTCTCCCCTCCCCGCCATAACCGCATCCAAGATCTCCCATTTCAGACAACCTTTGGGGCAAAGTTTCAACCTTTGAAGCTTCTCACACATCCCCACTTCCGCTTCCTCATATTCCTCTCCATACCTTCCCTCTACTTCCTCCTCTCAAACCCTACTCACCGATCCTTCTTCCCTCTCGATCTCTTCTACATAATCATCTTCTCAGCATTGCTATTGCTCTCTCTCAACCTAGCACTCCCGCGACTACCCTCAATCCGCTTGTTCCTCGCTCGATCACTCCCCACAAAGCTGTCTTCATCATTTTCCACCTCAAACACTCACCAACCCGTTCTATGGTCCATTGGGTCCAACCCCAGGAACCAAAAGATCCCAAGTTCAGGTTTTTATGCTCAAATTTATAGCAATGGTGATGTGTATGAGGGTGAGTTCCACAAAGGGAAGTGTTCAGGAAGTGGGGTATATCACTACCATATGAGTGGAAGGTATGAGGGAGATTGGGTTGATGGAAGGTATGATGGCTATGGTGTTGAGACATGGGCAAGAGGGAGCAGGTATAGGGGAATGTATAGGCAAGGTTTGAGGCATGGTGTTGGAATCTATAGGTCCTACAGTGGGGATGCGTATGCTGGTGAGTGGTTCAATGGGCAGTGCCATGGCTTTGGAGTTCACACTTGCAATGATGGGAGCAAATATGTTGGGGAGTTCAAATGGGGTGTTAAACATGGGATTGGCCAGTACCATTTTAG AAATGGAGACTTCTATGCCGGCGAATATTTTGCGGACATGATGCACGGTTTTGGAGTGTACCAATTTCAGAATGGTCATCGCTACGAAGGAGCGTGGCATGAAGGAAGAAGACAAGGGCTGGGAAGTTATACTTTCAGAAATGGGGAAACACAATGCGGTCACTGGCAGAATGGGATTCTTGACGATCTGAAAATGCAGAACAATCACACTGCTTCTCCATGTGCTGTGGACCAGGCCAAG GATGCACATTCTGCTGCTGAGAAAGCTCATAACTTGGCGAAGGTAGATGTTGGGGTGAATAAAGTGGTGGCTTCGGCTAATAAAGCAGCAAACGCGGCCAGAGTTGCTGCCATAAAGGCCGTACAAAATAGGATGCATCATAATAACAAGTAA
- the LOC112720729 gene encoding uncharacterized protein isoform X2, translating into MHKHHQKSELQFEEEESLALSTYSSSTLISPPNTKLDPQTQTTSTIFTPPSQTHQFAIQISPFSSSCTHNPPTQQHHDEQESNTTIIPSQHEHQCFFPNMPSSSSSQSPLSSPHKRPIMNTAITNHPSSSSPSPSPSQLSPPRHNRIQDLPFQTTFGAKFQPLKLLTHPHFRFLIFLSIPSLYFLLSNPTHRSFFPLDLFYIIIFSALLLLSLNLALPRLPSIRLFLARSLPTKLSSSFSTSNTHQPVLWSIGSNPRNQKIPSSGFYAQIYSNGDVYEGEFHKGKCSGSGVYHYHMSGRYEGDWVDGRYDGYGVETWARGSRYRGMYRQGLRHGVGIYRSYSGDAYAGEWFNGQCHGFGVHTCNDGSKYVGEFKWGVKHGIGQYHFRNGDFYAGEYFADMMHGFGVYQFQNGHRYEGAWHEGRRQGLGSYTFRNGETQCGHWQNGILDDLKMQNNHTASPCAVDQAKVFNAVNDAHSAAEKAHNLAKVDVGVNKVVASANKAANAARVAAIKAVQNRMHHNNK; encoded by the exons ATGCATAAACACCACCAAAAATCTGAGCTTCAATTCGAAGAAGAAGAAAGCTTGGCCCTTTCTACCTATTCCTCATCAACACTAATTTCACCACCGAACACCAAACTAGATCCACAGACTCAAACCACTTCCACCATTTTCACACCACCAAGCCAAACCCATCAGTTCGCAATCCAAATTTcgcccttttcttcttcatgtacACACAATCCACCAACCCAACAACACCACGATGAACAAGAAAGCAACACAACCATAATTCCCTCACAACATGAACACCAATGCTTCTTCCCTAACatgccatcatcatcatcatcacaatcCCCACTCTCTTCACCCCACAAGAGACCCATAATGAACACTGCCATTACCAACCATCCCTCTTCCTCATCGCCATCACCCTCGCCTTCACAACTCTCCCCTCCCCGCCATAACCGCATCCAAGATCTCCCATTTCAGACAACCTTTGGGGCAAAGTTTCAACCTTTGAAGCTTCTCACACATCCCCACTTCCGCTTCCTCATATTCCTCTCCATACCTTCCCTCTACTTCCTCCTCTCAAACCCTACTCACCGATCCTTCTTCCCTCTCGATCTCTTCTACATAATCATCTTCTCAGCATTGCTATTGCTCTCTCTCAACCTAGCACTCCCGCGACTACCCTCAATCCGCTTGTTCCTCGCTCGATCACTCCCCACAAAGCTGTCTTCATCATTTTCCACCTCAAACACTCACCAACCCGTTCTATGGTCCATTGGGTCCAACCCCAGGAACCAAAAGATCCCAAGTTCAGGTTTTTATGCTCAAATTTATAGCAATGGTGATGTGTATGAGGGTGAGTTCCACAAAGGGAAGTGTTCAGGAAGTGGGGTATATCACTACCATATGAGTGGAAGGTATGAGGGAGATTGGGTTGATGGAAGGTATGATGGCTATGGTGTTGAGACATGGGCAAGAGGGAGCAGGTATAGGGGAATGTATAGGCAAGGTTTGAGGCATGGTGTTGGAATCTATAGGTCCTACAGTGGGGATGCGTATGCTGGTGAGTGGTTCAATGGGCAGTGCCATGGCTTTGGAGTTCACACTTGCAATGATGGGAGCAAATATGTTGGGGAGTTCAAATGGGGTGTTAAACATGGGATTGGCCAGTACCATTTTAG AAATGGAGACTTCTATGCCGGCGAATATTTTGCGGACATGATGCACGGTTTTGGAGTGTACCAATTTCAGAATGGTCATCGCTACGAAGGAGCGTGGCATGAAGGAAGAAGACAAGGGCTGGGAAGTTATACTTTCAGAAATGGGGAAACACAATGCGGTCACTGGCAGAATGGGATTCTTGACGATCTGAAAATGCAGAACAATCACACTGCTTCTCCATGTGCTGTGGACCAGGCCAAGGTTTTCAATGCAGTCAAT GATGCACATTCTGCTGCTGAGAAAGCTCATAACTTGGCGAAGGTAGATGTTGGGGTGAATAAAGTGGTGGCTTCGGCTAATAAAGCAGCAAACGCGGCCAGAGTTGCTGCCATAAAGGCCGTACAAAATAGGATGCATCATAATAACAAGTAA